In Pseudomonas sp. Leaf58, one DNA window encodes the following:
- the thiO gene encoding glycine oxidase ThiO, whose amino-acid sequence MSKQVVVIGGGVIGLLTAFNLAAKVGQVVVCDQGEVGRESSWAGGGIVSPLYPWRYSPAVTALAHWSQDFYPQLGERLFASTGVDPEVHTTGLYWLDLDDEAEALAWAVREQRPLSAVDISAAYDAVPVLGPGFKRAIYMAGVANVRNPRLVKSLKAALLALPNVTLREHCQVTGFVQRDGRVAGVQTVDGVLAADEVVLSAGAWSGELLRTLGLELPVEPVKGQMILFKCAADFLPSMVLAKGRYAIPRRDGHILVGSTLEHAGYDKTPTVDALESLKASALELLPELEGATVVAHWAGLRPGSPEGIPYIGPVPGHEGLWLNCGHYRNGLVLAPASCQLFSDLLTGAEPIIDPAPYAPEGRLG is encoded by the coding sequence ATGAGCAAGCAAGTAGTGGTGATCGGCGGCGGGGTGATCGGCCTGCTGACGGCGTTCAACCTGGCGGCCAAGGTCGGGCAGGTGGTGGTGTGTGATCAGGGCGAGGTCGGCCGCGAGTCGTCCTGGGCTGGCGGTGGCATTGTTTCGCCGCTGTACCCGTGGCGCTACAGCCCGGCCGTGACCGCCTTGGCGCACTGGTCGCAGGACTTCTACCCACAGTTGGGCGAGCGTTTGTTCGCCAGCACCGGTGTCGACCCTGAAGTGCACACCACAGGCCTGTACTGGCTCGACCTGGACGACGAAGCCGAGGCATTGGCCTGGGCCGTGCGCGAGCAGCGGCCGTTGAGTGCCGTGGATATCTCGGCAGCCTATGACGCGGTACCGGTGCTTGGCCCGGGCTTCAAGCGCGCCATCTACATGGCCGGTGTGGCCAATGTGCGCAACCCGCGCCTGGTTAAATCACTCAAGGCGGCATTGCTGGCGCTGCCAAACGTTACCTTGCGCGAGCACTGCCAGGTTACCGGCTTTGTCCAGCGCGACGGGCGCGTGGCCGGCGTGCAAACGGTTGACGGCGTGCTGGCGGCGGATGAGGTGGTGCTCAGTGCGGGCGCCTGGAGTGGCGAGCTGCTGCGTACGCTTGGCCTTGAGCTGCCGGTGGAGCCGGTGAAGGGCCAGATGATCCTGTTCAAGTGTGCCGCGGACTTCTTGCCCAGCATGGTGCTGGCTAAAGGGCGGTATGCGATCCCACGGCGCGATGGGCACATTCTGGTGGGCAGCACGCTGGAGCATGCCGGGTATGACAAGACCCCAACCGTGGATGCGCTGGAGAGCTTGAAGGCGTCGGCGCTGGAGTTGCTGCCTGAACTCGAAGGGGCCACGGTGGTGGCGCATTGGGCCGGGCTGCGGCCGGGGTCGCCCGAAGGCATACCCTACATCGGCCCGGTGCCAGGGCATGAAGGGTTGTGGCTGAACTGCGGGCATTACCGCAATGGGCTGGTGCTGGCGCCGGCTTCGTGCCAGCTGTTTAGCGACTTGCTGACCGGGGCCGAGCCGATCATCGACCCGGCGCCGTATGCGCCAGAAGGGCGGTTGGGCTGA
- a CDS encoding PilW family protein: MSRAQRGFGLLELMLALATGLMLLAAASQLFASAHQAWRLQSTSVRMQDEARLALLRMAQDIRMAGMFGCLRLQPADFRSTVAQQAFARPVDVGQSTLSLVVAELPGQVGAPDWFVQTDCLKKVVVEKVRNEGKLYPLAYPVSQYVYQLQGNTLKFKRGKSFQPLVENVREMHVERVQTSKGGRVDIALTLYEPFFKIEQHHALSVAIRNPVPAS; encoded by the coding sequence ATGAGCCGCGCCCAGCGCGGTTTTGGCTTGCTTGAGCTGATGTTGGCGCTGGCTACCGGTTTGATGCTGCTGGCGGCGGCCAGCCAACTCTTTGCCTCCGCTCACCAGGCCTGGCGGCTGCAAAGCACCTCCGTGCGCATGCAGGATGAAGCCCGCCTGGCATTGCTGCGCATGGCCCAGGATATCCGCATGGCAGGCATGTTCGGCTGCCTGCGTCTGCAGCCTGCCGACTTCAGAAGCACAGTCGCGCAGCAGGCCTTCGCTCGGCCGGTGGACGTGGGGCAATCTACCCTGAGCCTGGTTGTGGCGGAACTGCCCGGGCAGGTGGGGGCGCCTGACTGGTTCGTGCAAACGGACTGCCTAAAAAAGGTAGTCGTGGAGAAAGTGCGAAACGAGGGCAAGCTTTATCCACTGGCATACCCCGTCAGCCAGTATGTCTACCAGCTTCAAGGCAATACGCTGAAATTCAAGCGCGGAAAAAGCTTCCAGCCATTGGTAGAGAATGTGCGGGAGATGCACGTGGAGCGTGTGCAAACGTCGAAAGGGGGCAGGGTGGACATTGCTCTGACGTTGTACGAGCCCTTTTTCAAAATTGAGCAGCACCACGCGCTGAGCGTGGCAATCCGCAACCCGGTACCTGCTTCATGA
- the clpB gene encoding ATP-dependent chaperone ClpB, giving the protein MRIDRLTSKLQLALSDAQSLAVGMDHPAIEPVHLMQALLEQQGGSIKPLLMQVGFDINNLRQALVKELDQLPKIQNPTGDVNMSQDLARLLNQADRLAQQKGDQFISSELVLLAAMDENSKLGKLLLSQGVTKKALENAINNLRGGAAVNDANAEESRQALDKYTVDLTKRAEEGKLDPVIGRDDEIRRTVQVLQRRTKNNPVLIGEPGVGKTAIAEGLAQRIINGEVPDGLKGKRLLALDMGALIAGAKYRGEFEERLKSLLNELSKQEGQIILFIDELHTMVGAGKGEGAMDAGNMLKPALARGELHCVGATTLNEYRQFIEKDAALERRFQKVLVEEPSEEDTIAILRGLKERYEVHHKVAITDGAIIAAAKLSHRYITDRQLPDKAIDLIDEAASRIRMEIDSKPEVLDRLDRRLIQLKVESQALKKEEDEAAKKRLEKLTEEIERLEREYADLEEIWASEKAEVQGSAQIQQKIEQARQELEAARRKGDLSRMAELQYGVIPDLERSLQMVDQHGKTENQLLRNKVTEEEIAEVVSKWTGIPVAKMLEGEREKLLKMEELLHQRVIGQGEAVTAVANAVRRSRAGLSDPNRPSGSFLFLGPTGVGKTELCKALAEFLFDTEEAMVRIDMSEFMEKHSVARLIGAPPGYVGYEEGGYLTEAVRRKPYAVVLLDEVEKAHPDVFNVLLQVLEDGRLTDSHGRTVDFRNTVIVMTSNLGSAQIQELVGDREAQRAAVMDAVGSHFRPEFINRIDEVVVFEPLGREQIAGITEIQLGRLRSRLLERELSLSLSAEALDKLIAVGYDPVYGARPLKRAIQRWIENPLAQLILAGKFMPGSAITAKVEGDEIVFG; this is encoded by the coding sequence ATGCGAATAGACCGTTTGACCAGCAAGCTGCAGCTTGCACTATCCGATGCCCAATCCCTGGCCGTTGGCATGGACCACCCAGCCATCGAGCCCGTGCACCTGATGCAGGCACTGCTCGAGCAGCAGGGCGGTTCGATCAAGCCGCTGCTGATGCAGGTAGGCTTTGACATCAACAACCTGCGCCAGGCGCTGGTGAAAGAACTCGACCAACTGCCGAAAATCCAGAACCCCACCGGCGACGTGAACATGTCGCAGGACTTGGCGCGCCTGCTCAACCAGGCTGACCGCCTGGCCCAGCAGAAAGGTGACCAGTTCATTTCCAGCGAGCTGGTGCTGCTGGCAGCCATGGACGAGAACAGCAAACTCGGCAAGCTGCTGCTGAGCCAGGGCGTGACCAAAAAGGCCCTGGAAAACGCCATCAACAACCTGCGCGGCGGTGCGGCGGTGAATGACGCCAACGCCGAGGAATCGCGCCAGGCGCTGGACAAGTACACCGTCGACCTGACCAAGCGTGCCGAAGAAGGCAAGCTGGACCCGGTGATCGGCCGTGACGACGAAATCCGCCGTACCGTGCAGGTGCTGCAACGCCGTACCAAAAACAACCCGGTGCTGATCGGTGAGCCTGGCGTAGGTAAAACCGCCATCGCCGAAGGCCTGGCGCAGCGCATCATCAATGGTGAAGTGCCAGATGGCCTGAAAGGCAAACGGCTGCTGGCGCTGGACATGGGCGCATTGATCGCCGGTGCCAAGTACCGTGGCGAGTTCGAAGAGCGCCTGAAGTCGCTGCTGAACGAGCTGTCCAAACAGGAAGGCCAGATCATCCTGTTCATCGACGAACTGCACACCATGGTGGGTGCCGGTAAAGGCGAGGGCGCCATGGACGCCGGCAACATGCTCAAACCGGCGCTGGCCCGTGGCGAACTGCACTGTGTGGGCGCCACTACGCTGAACGAGTATCGCCAGTTCATCGAGAAAGACGCCGCCCTGGAGCGCCGCTTCCAGAAGGTGCTGGTCGAAGAGCCGAGCGAGGAAGACACCATCGCCATCCTGCGTGGCCTGAAAGAGCGCTATGAAGTGCACCACAAGGTGGCCATCACCGACGGCGCCATCATCGCTGCGGCCAAGCTCAGCCACCGCTACATTACCGACCGCCAGCTGCCGGACAAAGCCATCGACCTGATCGACGAAGCGGCCAGCCGTATCCGCATGGAGATCGACTCCAAGCCAGAAGTGCTCGACCGCCTCGACCGTCGCCTGATCCAGCTGAAGGTGGAGTCGCAGGCGCTGAAGAAGGAAGAGGACGAAGCGGCGAAAAAACGCCTGGAGAAGCTGACCGAAGAAATCGAGCGGCTGGAGCGTGAGTACGCCGACCTGGAAGAAATCTGGGCCTCCGAGAAGGCCGAGGTACAGGGCTCGGCGCAGATCCAGCAAAAGATCGAACAAGCCCGCCAGGAGCTGGAAGCCGCCCGTCGCAAAGGTGACCTGAGCCGCATGGCCGAACTGCAGTACGGGGTAATCCCGGACCTGGAGCGCAGCCTGCAGATGGTCGACCAGCACGGCAAGACCGAAAACCAGTTGCTGCGCAACAAGGTGACCGAGGAGGAAATTGCCGAAGTGGTTTCCAAGTGGACCGGCATTCCCGTGGCCAAGATGCTCGAAGGCGAGCGTGAGAAGCTGCTGAAGATGGAAGAGCTGCTGCACCAGCGCGTGATCGGCCAGGGCGAGGCGGTAACCGCCGTGGCCAACGCCGTGCGCCGCTCGCGTGCCGGGTTGTCCGACCCGAACCGGCCCAGTGGCTCGTTCCTGTTCCTTGGCCCGACCGGTGTGGGCAAGACCGAGCTGTGCAAGGCGCTGGCTGAGTTCCTGTTCGACACTGAAGAGGCGATGGTGCGTATCGACATGTCCGAGTTCATGGAGAAACACTCCGTGGCTCGCCTGATTGGTGCACCGCCAGGTTATGTCGGGTATGAAGAGGGCGGTTACCTGACCGAGGCAGTACGGCGCAAGCCTTACGCGGTGGTGCTGCTGGACGAGGTGGAAAAGGCCCACCCAGATGTGTTCAACGTGCTGCTGCAGGTGCTGGAAGACGGCCGCCTGACCGACAGCCACGGGCGCACTGTGGACTTCCGCAACACGGTGATCGTGATGACCTCCAACCTGGGCTCGGCGCAGATCCAGGAACTGGTCGGTGACCGCGAGGCACAGCGTGCGGCGGTGATGGATGCGGTGGGTTCGCACTTCCGCCCAGAGTTCATCAACCGTATCGACGAAGTGGTGGTATTCGAGCCATTGGGCCGCGAACAGATTGCCGGCATTACCGAAATCCAGCTGGGCCGCCTGCGCAGCCGCTTGCTGGAGCGCGAACTGTCGCTAAGCCTGAGCGCGGAAGCCTTGGACAAGTTGATTGCCGTAGGTTACGACCCGGTGTACGGCGCACGGCCGCTGAAGCGGGCAATCCAGCGCTGGATCGAAAACCCGCTGGCGCAGCTGATTTTGGCCGGCAAGTTCATGCCAGGTTCGGCGATTACCGCCAAGGTGGAAGGCGACGAAATCGTCTTTGGCTGA
- a CDS encoding NAD(P)/FAD-dependent oxidoreductase, which yields MTHRIVIVGGGAGGLELATRLGKSLGKRKQAEITLVDANLTHIWKPLLHEVAAGSLNSSEDELNYVAQAKWNHFNFQLGRMSGLDREGKQIQLAATLDEEGRELLPARTLGYDTLVIAVGSNTNDFGTLGAAQHCLFLDTRKQAERFHQQLLNHYLRAHAGDVASEKISVAIVGAGATGVELAAELHHAAHELAAYGLDRIQPKDMQITLIEAGPRVLPALPERISVPVHKTLEKLGVKVMTNAAVSEVTEDCLKTKDGEVIQASLKVWAAGIRAPGFLKDIDGLETNRINQLVVRPTLQTTRDDNIFAFGDCAACPQPGSDRNVPPRAQAAHQQASMLAQSLKARLENKALPTYEYKDYGSLVSLSRFSAVGNLMGNLMGSVKLEGWLARMFYVSLYRMHQMALYGFFRTALMMLGSKIGRGTEPRLKLH from the coding sequence ATGACTCATCGCATCGTGATTGTCGGCGGCGGCGCCGGCGGCCTGGAACTGGCGACCCGCCTGGGTAAAAGCCTGGGCAAGCGCAAGCAGGCCGAAATCACCCTGGTTGACGCCAACCTCACGCACATCTGGAAGCCGCTGCTGCACGAAGTGGCCGCCGGCTCGCTGAACTCCTCGGAAGACGAACTGAACTACGTGGCCCAGGCCAAGTGGAACCACTTCAACTTCCAGCTGGGGCGCATGAGCGGCTTGGACCGTGAAGGCAAACAGATTCAACTGGCCGCTACCCTCGACGAAGAGGGCCGCGAGCTGCTGCCTGCACGCACCCTGGGTTACGACACCCTGGTCATCGCCGTGGGTTCCAACACCAACGACTTCGGTACCCTGGGTGCGGCACAGCACTGCCTGTTCCTCGATACCCGCAAGCAGGCCGAGCGCTTCCATCAGCAGCTGCTTAACCACTACCTGCGCGCCCATGCCGGCGATGTGGCCAGCGAGAAGATCAGTGTGGCCATTGTCGGCGCCGGTGCCACCGGTGTGGAACTGGCGGCCGAGCTGCACCACGCTGCCCACGAGCTGGCGGCCTATGGCCTGGACCGCATCCAGCCCAAGGACATGCAAATCACCCTCATCGAGGCGGGCCCGCGGGTACTGCCAGCGCTGCCAGAGCGCATCAGCGTACCGGTGCACAAAACCCTGGAAAAACTCGGGGTGAAGGTGATGACCAACGCCGCCGTCAGTGAAGTGACGGAAGATTGCCTGAAAACCAAAGACGGTGAAGTGATCCAAGCCAGCTTGAAGGTATGGGCAGCGGGTATCCGTGCACCGGGCTTCCTCAAGGACATCGATGGCCTGGAAACCAACCGCATCAACCAGCTGGTGGTGCGCCCTACCCTGCAAACCACCCGCGACGATAATATCTTTGCCTTCGGTGACTGCGCCGCCTGCCCGCAACCGGGCAGCGACCGCAACGTGCCACCACGGGCCCAGGCTGCCCACCAGCAGGCTTCGATGTTGGCGCAAAGCCTGAAGGCACGCCTGGAAAACAAGGCGCTGCCGACCTATGAGTACAAGGACTACGGCTCGCTGGTGTCGCTGTCGCGCTTCTCGGCGGTGGGCAACCTGATGGGTAACCTGATGGGCAGCGTGAAGCTGGAAGGTTGGCTGGCGCGGATGTTCTATGTGTCGCTGTACCGCATGCACCAGATGGCGTTGTATGGGTTTTTCCGCACGGCGTTAATGATGCTGGGCAGCAAGATTGGCCGGGGTACTGAGCCGCGCCTGAAATTGCACTAA
- the pgeF gene encoding peptidoglycan editing factor PgeF, with product MSGLTQSLLFPDWPAPASVRACVTTRQGGVSLPPYESFNLGDHVGDDPVAVAENRRRLGDEFAIQPAWLKQVHGLVVADADPAVVAEADASWTNQPGIACAVMTADCLPALFCDRAGTRVAAAHAGWRGLAGGVLEATLDRLALAPEEVLVWLGPAIGPQAFEVGLEVRDAFTAVHPEAARAFVDGERPGKLMADIYELARIRLTARGVTAVYGGGLCTVSDARFFSYRRTPQGGRFASLVWLEPR from the coding sequence ATGAGTGGCCTGACACAGTCGCTGTTGTTCCCCGACTGGCCGGCCCCGGCCTCGGTGCGCGCCTGTGTCACCACCCGCCAGGGCGGCGTCAGCCTGCCGCCCTATGAATCCTTCAACCTTGGCGATCATGTAGGGGATGACCCTGTAGCGGTCGCCGAGAACCGCCGTCGCCTGGGCGACGAATTCGCCATCCAGCCGGCTTGGCTAAAACAGGTGCATGGCCTGGTGGTGGCGGATGCCGACCCGGCCGTGGTGGCCGAGGCCGACGCCAGTTGGACCAACCAGCCTGGTATTGCCTGTGCCGTCATGACTGCCGACTGCCTGCCCGCGCTGTTTTGCGACCGGGCAGGGACGCGCGTGGCTGCGGCGCATGCGGGATGGCGTGGGCTGGCGGGCGGTGTGCTGGAGGCTACGCTGGACCGCCTGGCGCTGGCGCCGGAAGAGGTACTGGTGTGGTTGGGGCCGGCCATCGGCCCGCAGGCGTTCGAGGTAGGGCTGGAAGTGCGTGATGCCTTTACCGCAGTGCACCCTGAAGCAGCTCGGGCTTTTGTCGATGGCGAACGGCCGGGCAAACTGATGGCCGACATCTATGAACTGGCGCGCATTCGCCTAACGGCGCGTGGGGTGACCGCTGTTTATGGCGGTGGCTTGTGCACGGTCAGTGATGCGCGGTTCTTCTCCTATCGCCGTACCCCGCAGGGTGGGCGGTTTGCTTCCTTGGTGTGGCTGGAGCCTCGCTAG
- a CDS encoding type IV pilin protein — MQQGLSLIELLIVLAVTGILAAIAYPSYSDPLRRAARSEVVGLLHDAALRLERHRVRTGQYAEGDPALPAGNRYYSLQAQRDSDTFTLRARRLPSGLMAQDRCGDFQLDQAGVRSNPGAEAGSEHCWGS; from the coding sequence ATGCAGCAAGGCTTGAGCTTGATCGAATTGTTGATTGTGCTGGCCGTGACCGGCATTCTGGCAGCCATTGCCTACCCCAGTTACAGCGACCCGCTTCGCCGAGCCGCACGCAGCGAAGTGGTTGGCCTGCTGCATGATGCTGCCCTGCGCCTGGAGCGCCACCGTGTGCGCACCGGCCAATACGCCGAGGGCGACCCGGCCTTGCCTGCCGGTAACCGCTACTACAGCCTGCAGGCCCAGCGCGACAGCGACACCTTCACGTTGCGCGCCCGGCGTCTGCCGAGCGGGCTGATGGCGCAAGACCGCTGTGGCGATTTTCAGCTCGACCAGGCCGGCGTGCGGAGCAATCCGGGTGCCGAAGCGGGCAGCGAGCACTGCTGGGGAAGCTGA
- a CDS encoding DUF1780 domain-containing protein, with translation MDDSDYLRLLTIQAEQANAFLSNARKWERERWVCQRLLQGLNIPYRSEDFTPAGQEPPDVLFRDAAFEVFFVLDEGRRLNDEWREELQRRRSAFSLAQLVRREARPRRISATELLGRLAPTLRKKAHNYRERGLELNELDIIAFASLKREVLDLNTHFPPPTEYLRQGWRSLSLVGPTFARVLFAHPDAPDFLRGNLGRSIVFDVGISL, from the coding sequence ATGGATGACTCAGACTACTTGCGCCTGCTTACCATCCAGGCCGAACAAGCCAATGCCTTTCTTTCCAATGCACGCAAATGGGAGCGTGAGCGTTGGGTGTGCCAGCGCCTGCTGCAAGGGCTGAACATCCCCTACCGCAGCGAGGACTTCACCCCAGCAGGGCAAGAACCGCCCGATGTGCTGTTCCGCGATGCGGCCTTCGAGGTGTTTTTCGTACTTGACGAGGGCCGCCGGCTGAACGATGAATGGCGCGAAGAACTGCAGCGCCGTCGCAGTGCATTTTCCCTGGCACAACTGGTGCGCCGCGAAGCGCGGCCGCGGCGTATCAGTGCCACCGAACTGCTCGGCCGCCTGGCGCCGACCTTGCGCAAGAAGGCGCACAACTACCGGGAACGCGGGCTGGAGCTGAACGAGCTGGACATCATCGCCTTTGCCAGCCTCAAGCGCGAAGTGCTCGACCTCAACACCCACTTCCCGCCGCCCACCGAATACCTGCGCCAGGGCTGGCGCTCGCTGTCGTTGGTGGGGCCAACGTTCGCCCGGGTGCTGTTCGCCCACCCCGACGCGCCGGATTTTCTGCGCGGCAACCTGGGCCGCAGCATTGTTTTCGACGTGGGCATCAGTCTTTGA
- a CDS encoding prepilin-type N-terminal cleavage/methylation domain-containing protein: MHARQRGMTLLEVLLAMLVVAVGMFAAAGLQLQALQAADSARRAGQAAMAAHSEQERGRL, translated from the coding sequence ATGCACGCAAGGCAACGGGGCATGACGCTCCTGGAAGTGTTATTGGCGATGCTGGTAGTGGCTGTGGGCATGTTTGCAGCGGCGGGGTTGCAGCTTCAGGCATTGCAGGCTGCGGACAGCGCGCGCCGCGCGGGGCAGGCCGCGATGGCGGCGCACAGCGAGCAAGAGAGGGGGCGGTTATGA
- a CDS encoding outer membrane protein assembly factor BamD encodes MQVKHLLLIAILGLTAACSSNKEVIDENLSEAELYQQAQADLDNSSYTSAVNKLKALESRYPFGRYADQAQLELIYANYKNSEPEAAKSAAERFIRLHPQHPNVDYAYYLKGLTSFDQDRGLLARFLPLDMTKRDPGAARDSYNEFAQLTSRFPNSRYAPDAKQRMIYLRNLLAAYEIHVADYYLSRQAYVAAANRGRYVVENFQETPSVGDGLAVMVESYQKMHLDELAATSLETLKLNYPDHPSLVDGEFQPKQTESDGRGWLSKATLGLIETDAPLPPGETRANQDVVKQFQDARDEMPQELLPKDENGDPIVPEGPKEAEKDRSLFSYMTFGLFD; translated from the coding sequence ATGCAAGTGAAACACCTGCTGCTGATCGCCATCCTCGGGCTCACCGCGGCCTGTTCCTCCAATAAGGAAGTGATTGACGAGAACCTCAGCGAGGCCGAGCTGTACCAGCAGGCGCAAGCTGACCTGGACAACTCCAGCTATACCAGCGCCGTGAACAAGCTCAAGGCCCTGGAGTCGCGCTACCCGTTCGGCCGCTATGCCGACCAGGCGCAGCTCGAGCTGATCTACGCCAACTACAAGAACTCCGAGCCGGAGGCTGCCAAGTCGGCTGCCGAGCGCTTCATCCGCCTGCACCCGCAGCACCCGAACGTCGATTACGCCTACTACCTCAAGGGCCTGACCTCGTTCGACCAGGACCGTGGCCTGCTGGCGCGCTTCCTGCCGCTGGACATGACCAAGCGTGACCCGGGTGCCGCCCGCGACTCGTACAATGAGTTCGCCCAGCTGACCAGCCGCTTCCCTAACAGCCGCTACGCACCCGACGCCAAGCAGCGCATGATCTACCTGCGCAACCTGCTGGCCGCGTACGAAATTCACGTGGCCGACTACTACCTGAGCCGTCAGGCGTATGTGGCCGCCGCCAACCGTGGCCGTTACGTGGTGGAAAACTTCCAGGAAACCCCATCGGTCGGCGACGGCCTGGCGGTGATGGTCGAGTCGTACCAGAAGATGCACCTGGACGAATTGGCCGCTACCAGCCTGGAAACCCTCAAGCTCAACTACCCCGACCACCCGAGCCTGGTCGATGGCGAGTTCCAGCCCAAGCAGACCGAGTCTGATGGCCGTGGCTGGCTGTCCAAGGCCACCCTGGGCCTGATCGAAACCGACGCCCCACTGCCGCCGGGCGAAACCCGCGCCAACCAGGACGTGGTCAAGCAGTTCCAGGACGCCCGCGACGAGATGCCGCAAGAGCTGCTGCCAAAGGACGAGAACGGTGACCCGATCGTGCCGGAAGGGCCGAAGGAAGCCGAGAAAGACCGCTCGCTGTTCAGCTACATGACCTTTGGTCTGTTCGACTGA
- a CDS encoding DUF3094 family protein: MTSRLNPEDQRRVDEYLRAPQHQVERRPFRPWLLLVLVVAVTIGLGLISRLLSGLVL; this comes from the coding sequence ATGACCAGCCGCCTGAATCCAGAAGATCAGCGTCGTGTCGATGAGTATCTGCGAGCCCCCCAGCACCAAGTTGAGCGCAGGCCATTCCGGCCGTGGCTGCTCCTGGTACTGGTGGTGGCCGTGACCATCGGGTTGGGCCTCATCAGCCGCCTGCTCAGTGGACTGGTGCTATGA
- a CDS encoding PP0621 family protein, with amino-acid sequence MVRLLFWIALIAAAFWLWRKFKVSQQSHPEAKLDAPLQMVRCAHCGVHLPNDRALQQGNEWYCSQAHLQQGPGRQG; translated from the coding sequence ATGGTTCGCCTACTTTTCTGGATCGCCCTGATCGCCGCCGCGTTCTGGCTGTGGCGCAAGTTCAAAGTCAGCCAGCAGTCGCACCCTGAGGCGAAGCTGGATGCGCCGCTGCAGATGGTGCGCTGCGCCCATTGCGGCGTGCACTTGCCCAATGACCGGGCACTGCAGCAGGGTAATGAGTGGTATTGCAGCCAGGCGCACTTGCAGCAAGGCCCTGGCCGCCAGGGTTGA
- the rluD gene encoding 23S rRNA pseudouridine(1911/1915/1917) synthase RluD, producing MSEIIQLSAEVPSELGGQRLDQVAAQLFAEYSRSRLTSWIKEGRLTVDGAVVRPRDIVHGGSQLMLEAEQEAQGEWIAEDIELDIVYEDDHIMVINKPAGLVVHPAAGHASGTLLNALLHHVPDIVNVPRAGIVHRLDKDTTGLMVVAKTLQAQTKLVEQMQSRKVSRIYECIVIGVVTAGGKIDAPIGRHGGMRQRMAVTDGGKPAVSHYRVLKRFRSHTHVRVKLETGRTHQIRVHMAHVGFPLVGDQTYGGRFRIPPAASPTMVEAVKSFPRQALHARFLALAHPITGEVMKWESPLPDDFVWLLSLLNQDRESFIG from the coding sequence ATGTCCGAGATCATTCAACTTAGCGCAGAGGTACCGTCCGAACTGGGCGGTCAACGCCTCGACCAGGTCGCCGCCCAATTGTTCGCCGAGTACTCGCGTTCGCGGCTAACTTCGTGGATCAAAGAGGGCCGCCTGACGGTCGATGGCGCAGTCGTGCGCCCTCGAGACATCGTCCATGGTGGTTCGCAGCTCATGCTGGAGGCCGAGCAAGAGGCCCAGGGTGAGTGGATCGCCGAAGACATCGAGCTGGATATCGTCTACGAAGACGACCACATCATGGTGATCAACAAGCCTGCCGGGCTGGTTGTGCACCCGGCCGCCGGGCATGCCAGCGGTACCCTGCTCAATGCACTGCTGCACCACGTGCCCGACATCGTCAACGTGCCGCGTGCCGGTATCGTTCATCGCCTGGATAAAGACACCACCGGGCTGATGGTGGTGGCCAAGACCTTGCAAGCGCAGACCAAACTGGTCGAGCAGATGCAAAGCCGCAAGGTCAGCCGCATTTACGAGTGCATCGTGATTGGTGTGGTGACCGCAGGTGGCAAAATCGATGCGCCGATCGGCCGCCATGGCGGTATGCGCCAGCGCATGGCGGTAACCGACGGTGGCAAGCCGGCGGTCAGCCACTACCGTGTGCTCAAGCGCTTCCGTTCGCACACCCATGTGCGGGTGAAGCTGGAAACCGGCCGTACCCACCAAATTCGCGTGCACATGGCCCATGTGGGGTTCCCGCTGGTCGGCGACCAGACGTACGGCGGGCGCTTCCGCATTCCGCCGGCTGCCAGCCCAACCATGGTCGAAGCGGTCAAGAGCTTCCCACGGCAGGCGCTGCATGCACGTTTCCTTGCGTTGGCCCACCCGATTACCGGTGAGGTGATGAAGTGGGAATCGCCACTGCCGGATGACTTCGTCTGGTTGCTGTCGCTGCTGAACCAGGACCGCGAGAGCTTTATCGGATGA